From Candoia aspera isolate rCanAsp1 chromosome 4, rCanAsp1.hap2, whole genome shotgun sequence, a single genomic window includes:
- the LOC134497327 gene encoding olfactory receptor 14A16-like, translating to MDNTSSASDFLLLEFSAVRELQILHFLLFLILYLAIVLGNLIIISAVIFDDHLHTPMYFFLMNLAIQDLGSVSTIIPKSMGNSFTNTRNISYSGCVAQVFCFVFFVGSDFFLLTVMAYDRYVAICNPLQYEVLMNRQACTQMVLCVWLSGIFYGAMHTTSTFAVPFCSNVVNQFYCEIPQLIKLCCSDSYLAEIAILAISAMIQLGCFIFIIITYVLIFTAVLRIPSIHGRQKAFATCLPHLIVFSTFIFTGWFAYLKPPSNTPSGLDLALTMIYTFIPPLLNPVIYSMRNKEIKVALAKLLLSACSSMETYFKFIMSK from the coding sequence ATGGATAATACATCATCTGCTTCTGATTTTCTGCTCCTTGAATTCTCAGCAGTCCGGGAATTACAGATTCTACACTTTCTTCTGTTCCTGATATTATATCTGGCAATTGTATTAGGGAatcttatcattatttctgctgTTATTTTTGATGATCATCTCCACActcccatgtatttcttcctgaTGAACCTGGCCATTCAGGATCTTGGCTCCGTTTCAACTATTATCCCCAAATCCATGGGCAATTCTTTCACGAACACTAGAAACATTTCTTACTCTGGATGTGTGGCTCAGGTTTTCTGTTTTGTGTTCTTTGTTGGATCTGATTTCTTTCTCCTTACTGTCATGGCATATGATcggtatgttgccatttgcaatccactgcaATATGAAGTGCTGATGAATAGGCAAGCTTGTACACAAATGGTGCTTTGTGTTTGGCTAAGTGGAATTTTCTATGGAGCAATGCACACTACAAGTACCTTTGCAGTCCCTTTTTGTTCCAATGTTGTCAATCAGTTCTACTGTGAAATCCCACAGTTAATAAAGCTATGCTGCTCTGACTCCTACCTAGCCGAAATTGCTATTCTGGCAATCAGTGCTATGATACAGCTGGGttgtttcatcttcatcatcataacATATGtgctgatctttacagcagtacTGAGAATCCCTTCTATTCATGGAAGGCAAAAAGCCTTTGCTACCTGCCTTCCACACCTCATTGTATTTTCTACATTTATATTTACTGGGTGGTTTGCCTACTTAAAACCACCTTCTAACACTCCATCTGGTTTGGATTTGGCATTGACTATGATATATACCTTCATCCCACCTCTGCTGAATCCAGTGATCTACAGCATGAGAAACAAAGAGATCAAGGTTGCCCTTGCAAAATTATTACTTTCAGCATGTTCTTCTATGGAAACCTATTTTAAGTTTATCATGTCAAAGTGA